A segment of the Paramisgurnus dabryanus chromosome 5, PD_genome_1.1, whole genome shotgun sequence genome:
gggctgtgGGCTTCCAAGGTCGTATTTGAAGGCAAATGACATCACCGGGCCGCGACGAAGGCTGTCCCAATTCAATCCTTAACATACAAGCCTCCAAATGTGGCCTTTTTCCCTCTGAAACCAAGGACCCATAGATGTATCCTTCACAGCCTTGGCTATCCTAAGATTCAATGTGCGCCCCTGATGTCTGGGTATTTTGTAATAAATATTCAAAACTGTAGCTAAATaaagtgtatattttgcaaattaaaggtccttgtgactgttttactattatatgttttagtgatgtgaattaatattattgctgcaataTTGTGTGTGTTGCGttttgcttttgtatatttctaaggttggtgAAGGTTTAACATACCGTTGGATAGTTAAACTGCATCAATGTGTttaattttctaaaataaaataaataaaaaatctgcctccatatttatttttaaaagtctgataGGTCTCAGCTGGAACAGTGTGGGCGTGAACAGCAAGTGACGCAACTCCCCCAGTAGGCTAGACCGTCTTATTTCAGTTTGCTTCGTGTCCTTTAGAAGCTGCCGCCTTCAAATATCGAGCCTTGCCTTCAAATTCCGTGGCCTTACACGGATCcagaccctgaattgggatgaGAGCCCTAGTTCACTGAAAAACTAGGCAATATCCCATTCATTATAGCAGATGAATTACTACCAATAATGGAACCTGTTCTAATGACGAGATGGGCAGGACAAttgcatgcgatttatcgtgcagccctctATATAGCTCTCTATTATGAAAGGAAAACTAGCAGCAGTCAAGTTTAACTTTATTAATTCATATCCGATTATAATATGTAGAGACTGTTAATTCTTTAATCTTAAATCAGAGCTTTGATACATCAAGCTAAAAACAAAGGTCAATATTGTGTTTCTCAGTATAAAATTGTTCCTCTTCATTTATGTACAAGTGTTGTGGTTTAATATTGTTTTATGCTTCCTTTAATTTCATAATGCACTTTACTCTACAACGTAAATTACATGTGCGTTTACCTTGTAAAAATCATCTTGCGAGCGGCTTCGTGGCTTGGTAAAGTCATTCCTGAAGCGGTCTCTGGGTTGGGCATTGAATGGCAGCCCAGATGGTGGAGGGGGGGCAGTGGTCTTCAGCACCCCGATGGGAGTGTAAAGAGGCTGCGGGGGAATGCGTACTGCCTTACCCCAACCCAGCTTCATTTCAAAACCCATTATGGTCTTACCTGAAAAACATAAAGACAAGAGCATATAAGGATCACAAGACCAAAACTGTCTAGCCAACGTGTGTGATGTTTGCTCATGACTGATGACTAATTGGGATATTTTACCGTCCAGGGCGGCCAAAGCTCGTTCCGCATCTCTTCGTGTCATGAAAGCAACAAAACCGCGGTTGGTGACCctcgttctctcttcctccGTGCGAGGCCACATGATCTTAACGCTGGCGAGAGGGCCATATTTCCCAAACTCTTTACAGAGCATCTCTTCTGTCATCTAATGAGACACACACAGGCCTGTGGCATTACTTTGACCACTGAACACATAAACACAGTTCTTATGTTCATTTTAAACATTGCAACATTAAAATGAGTGGTTCCTCAGATAAACACCATTTTAAGCAATTTCATAATacattagtttttattttaatgaaatatttttaattatatagttcagatgcaaaaccctgcATAAACAAGTGCatatgacatgttttcttgtaaatgagaattttttttataaggctcttatgtttaggttcaatAATCACTTTATTGGAAAAGGTCAGTAATTGAACGATGCGTACCTTGAGCTACAGTATGATCCAATCACCAATCTCTTCTTACCTTGGGGTTGATGCAGCCAATATACAGGTTTGTTGTGTTTGGCACTGCAGGATCATCATcgaatactacaaaaacaatatatgttaagcttatttattttttcactaAATCTTTAAAGTAATTTCTGCATTTCAGACATACTTGATCGTCGCGTCAGAGGCAAATCCACATCAGGAAACACTCCTCCAGAGTCTCCTTTCTTCCTTTTATGTCTCTCTTCTCTTTCCTCTTGTATTCTGaatgatacatttaaaaaaagtcaaaactCTCTCTGGACCTGTTTGCACCTGGTACTAAGATGCGTTTTGGTTCAAAGTGGACAAAGAAGATGGATTAAAATATCAGGACCCATATGCATGAAATATCTTTTCATGGATTTGCTCCTAGTGACAAAATTCGGGTGTAATGCAGAGGTCATGTTTTGAGTATACGTTGCATACTTTCACTTTTGCACATGCAGCCGATGAAACCGTAAAGTACAAGTAAATTTAACTATAGTAACATATTCAGCAAAAATATGGGCCCAGGTGTCTtcctcatccacttgtgatacAATCtaccaaaacacatcttaataccaagtgtaaacagtgtaaaaaaaaatgctctttaGATATAAAAAGCAAACCGATGAAAGAAACACTGACTGTTTAAGCTCCTCTTTAAAAAGCTCCAGATTACTCTTCTTTTTCTCTTCCACTTTCTTTTTAGAGGCCTACGATCAAAGAAAATGTTTACGATTTACAGCATGTCATTTACACGTGTTTTAACTGTGTAACTAGGTATATCATTCAACACACTTTTATCTTGACGTTATATAAATAATACTCATAAGATTATGTTAAGTTACTTCCGACCCCCTCTTACCTTTCACTCCACTTAGGATATTAAGCTCACTTGATTACAGTAGACAGAAAATCACTTACAGATTTTTTACTGTCTGCAGACGGGACAGGTGAGGCATTGTGAGATGGAGAAGTGAATTTAGTGGCAGGTCtgtacagtttgtttttcttcacCTCTGCAGCTTCTTCCTctgagaaaaaagaaagagatgaAGAACAAACATGCTCCTGTAGCCCAAATGCAAGAACACTGCATTAGAacatcatgggtttgattccagggaagacacatactgataaaaagcaattcaaagaaaaaatacaaaatcaTTTATTTGGGAATTAAATCAGAAAATTCAAAAACTTACCTTTAGTTGCATTTACAATGCCACCTCGTACAAAGGTCTTCACAGCACTTTTGTCATTAGTGTCAAATGAAGCTAAAAATTCCTCAAAGACTTCAGCAGCTTTCTCCTCCTCCTAAACAGTGAAAGGGACAGATGTTGTATTATTCAACCCAAAAACAGACActaaaaacattcatattaatcAAAAAACCTGCTTAAAACTACCCTAGTATAAAAGTACCATCCcaaaattttgagaaaaatatCTATCACAATATCAATCACATGTATAAAAGCACCTGTctcatgtttttatatatagTCACACATTTTTCtatcttttttttaactaagcactattacttttacttaaaccacgaggctgttgaatgctttattctgattggttgagaaatgttctttaggtatgcattatttttcatataGTGTTGAGTCGACATAAACCTTTTTCTTGATTTCCTCTTGCTCTCTTTTTGTTAGTGTCCTCTTCACTGCCacagtttttccttttttgtctGCCATGTCAACTCTGAAAAACAACAGAAGTGTATTGTTACTCAGACAACTGCAGAAGCATTGGTGCCTGAAAAGCATATATTCATGGTTGAAAATCCTTAACATCAAATGTAATAAGTTAAAAATTAACCaataaaataccatatttctccAGCACTAATATTAATACTTGGGCGACGTTATAAGCTTTACAAGATGTTGGATTTCAAACACTATCTCTGTTGCGACAACGTTTCATTTAAGATAAAGttcaagtaaaaataaaaattctgtcatcatttactcaccctcaagttgatACGAGCCTTTATAAATTCCTATGTACTGCTGAATTCAAATAAAGATATtctgaagaatgtttgtaatcaagcTCATCTGgaacaccattgacttccatagtaggagaaaataatcctatggaagtgaatggtgccccagatcggtttagttattattaacatttttcaaaatatcttcaagTGTGTTaaacagaacaaagacattttaaaggtttataCCATTTTAGGgcgagtaaataatgacagaactttaattttttagtgaactacccctttaatgCAAAGTATGGttatatactgtaaatactgtaaaccTGTCTGATGGCAGTGATCATTTATCTCACAAGAGTAAGTACACAGAATACCTTCTATTTGGCATTTTATAAGCATTAAGATAATATTTTATGAATTGATGGTGGTAGACGGATCCCATGTCCTCCATACCATGTCGTCAAAACCTACTGAGCTACCTACCCAGTCAGAATTTCTGTCTTTATCAAAGGCTCCGATAATCCACTAAAAAGCTGTCTAGGTAGGCTGCTCCCCAGGTTTGGAGGCACAGCCTGTGAGTGTAAGTTAGCGTATAGAGCTAACACATCTAGACATCCTCCTGCAAACCCCAGTCACCCTTCTGCTGCCAATTGCATTAACGCTGCCGGAGGACGTATATAATGCAAAATGCGACCAATGCACaactataataaattaatacagCGACTTACAAAGGTCTTGCGTTGAGAAATAAAACCGTTCGTTTGTTGTTaatccgccattttgaatttacTAGAAATGGAAATAGCGGAAAAATTACGTCAGATGACAAACACCAATGAGAGCTCAAAACGTCACATTCTGCGACAGCAGCGGTTTTTTGAGGCTCCTTTCTTGCTGTCTTCCACCATCCAATCTTAAACATAagtgtaaaatatttttgtaacgTTTGTGTTATAAAAATCATATTTAATATGAAATCTGATCGATTATATGAGCTCTGCTGAAAACAGTGCGATGATGGCGTCTGAGATCAACATTTACTTCAAGTCACTGTCGAACTGCAGTGGTGAAAGGTGTGTTAGGTTACACATGGGTAAATGTAAGCCTGACCTCTGAAGAAAACGTGTTTAAATGCCACAAAAGGCTTTAATTCTAACTTGAATACCAAATAATATGATTTAACAAAAGATGAAACATGTTCGTGGCATAATTTAAATGTGTATGATGTAGGACAATAACTGTTTTTCTTATGAACTATAGGCTAAGGCAGACAACAAGCACAAATGAAACAAACATCTCCATGATTGggtgttttttatatttaatgtgacaatatcaaatttaaaacttattttttttgcatattttgtcTGTTTTTAAAACATGATTTTTATTACTGGGATACTAGTGTCAGAATGCAAAACAGTTGAACAAAGAAAacaatatttacacagtgaaAAGTTGGAAATATTTAGGCACTTCATTGCCTTCAGGTTACCACTGAAAAGCATATTGAccattatttatattttcttttaaagataaaacatcttcagtacattgtaataaaaatcCCTTATTCAcctgttttaaatattttaaatattcttTTGAATAACACCATAATCTACCAATTTATCTGAGTAAACAGCTGCTCCTGCCACCAACAGTTGTTATGATAATCACTGAAGAGTTACTGTTCGATCAAATCCTCTTGCTCCTCCCCTTCCTTGTCTTGTCAAGCCTCTTCCTCTTGTGAAGCCTGCCCTTCCTCTGCCCCGTCCACCCTGTGCAATGTTTCCTCTGCCTCGTCCATCCTGTGCAATGTTTCCTCTTCCTCTGCCCCATTCACCTTGTGCAATGTTTCCTCTGCCTCTTCCACCACCTACAATACCTCCTCGGCCCCTCCCCCGGCCTCGCCCTCGTCCTGAGAACCTTAGGTCAGTGAAACGGTCATTGAGGGATAGTCCCGTctgcaaaaaagtaaaatacagATGTTCTAACTTTTACTGATGCACAGTTTGTTTAATAATATGTCTTATTGGAAAATAATGAAACTTCATTCCTTTGTTACCTACTCACACTTGGCCAATCAAATGCACTGAAACCCAAACTCATCCTCATTACTGAGACCTTTCACATTCTATACGGCTGGTGGCCAAACTCACCTGGTTAGTAGTTGCTTTGTAGTTGAAACGCAAAGGAATGCCCCTGGGTGAAGTATGACTTGCTCCTCCAGATGATCTGCCCCTTAACGCTGCCCCACCCCTCCTTGCCTGATTACCGGTATTTCTGTTCCTGAAAGACAAGTAAACGTTAACAAAAAGGGAGTAATAAATGGTAGTAAAATGTAATAAGGTTCATTCACTAACAGAGCGACAGGTGCAGGTGTAGCATTTGGCAAGGAAACTGTCAGTGTTGAGCCAGATGAAGCTGTTTTTCGACTTTATTGTTCATGTGGGtgtgagaaaaataaaagaattagTTTATAGTAAACATGTGAGATTTGAATATGGAGTGATGTCCAAATAATTAAAAACTCACTTTGTTATTGTCTGATATTTTTCTAACTTCTCAGCCCTTCTTGCTGCAGAAAACTGAAGAAGTAAAGACAGGTCACATATCAAAGAGACAAAGACAACTACAGATCAAAAAGCGTTAAAGGTAGGTCAGTCCCACCCTGTTAAATGCAATTTTTTGTTAATGTATGAATAAAGATTTTCCTTCTCACCCCTTGGTCTAATGCAAATGGTCTTCCACCTCTCTGTAAACCTCTCTGTCCTCTTGCTGACATAGCACCCCTACAACAGTAACAACAATAAAACAACAGCATTTAAGGCCCATTTGACACTGCAAGTGTAAGCATTTGTTGCGTCCTATTCACCAAATTGAATATTCTCTACTTAAGAAGTCTGTGTGGTATTGAGTTCTGTTGAACTGTACTAGATGGATATTGACAAAGAGGACAAGATTactaacccccccccccccccccaaaaaaaattaattttatttgtatCATCTTTATTAGCACCTTATTTTCTACATCTATGATTTATTTGGCCTCAGATACATTTATAATAgattttgtccatattttaacattttaattgtgTACCCCTAAATGAAATCCTTTCATGGTCTAAATTCCTTAGAGATGATAAAGCTACAGCTGTGGTACAGTCTTTCATGACAAGCAACATTGACCATTTTAGTCTGgaatgcatggaaatattttctattttttgctCATCTCCCTTTCAGTATTTAGACTCCAGATAAATGGCATAGATTCAAAAGCAGTTGATTGGAGGACCGGCTCTTATCCCTTAGGAAAAATTatccatggttttactacagttaaaacaaaacaaaaatacatggttgctgtagtaaaaccatggttaccacaaaataattatggtttttaaaacctatagttaaaccatgtttactgtagttaaaccatgcttatagtaatcaatacaccaaaaaaaaaaaaaaaaaaacatggttactactcttttaacacaaaaaacatgtttaatttcATAAGGGACAGTTACACTGTCCAACTTCTGTTCTATGATTAGAAAAAATTGTCTGTAAAATCCAAGCTCATAAATGTAATTATGAATTTACAACCTTCACTCATTTATTTCACGTTGATTGACATGATCTTACGCTTACTTAATTTTCgaaagaatgttctttacattttgaaggatgattttatgtagaaatcagtaaattacaaaataaagaCTTTAGGAATGTTTTCACAGGCAAGGCAGGGTGACAAGAATTTGAGAATTAAATATAACCTAAACTAGgccacaccaaaagattttttaaaatgttagagaccacaaaaatgaaaaaattgaCGATTTAACACTTTTGTTCCTATAGTGTGTGAAGTGCCGCTATGTGGTCATGACAGCACACAATGCACCATCACACAGATTAACTTCACAAACAACCCGAGTCTCTTTCGCTGagaacacaggaaatctcgcGGAGATCTCGCAATGTGTCTCGCGGCCAAACGTGCGttcacagtaaacaaacattgtGAACAACAGCATAAAGAATTAATGCATGAAATGGACTGCTTTTTTTAACATCTCTGAGGTCTATATCACGTTGGAATGTGTGTGCCATGATTAAAGTTGTAATGGTTTCATCAGCTTCATCAGGCAATCGGTTCATTTCACGTTACAATCTACAGCAGAGGTgcccaaccctgctcctggaaggctaccgtcctgcagacttcagtatCAACCCAGCAcaaacacacctgtctgtaattatcaagcaaccctgaacaccttgattagctgcttcagtTGTGTTTGATTGGTTTTGGAGCTAAAATCTAcaggacggtagccctccaggaacagggttgggcacccctgatcttacagcgtgtgtgtgcgtttgtccTCGGGGTTCCCCCCACACAACAAGATTTCTGATCGTAAATATTTGACATGTTGAAAAGTTACGATTTGCGATCGGAGCGGCCCCGACATGCTTCTGAGATTCAGACGCTACTAACACAAAGGAGAAAATTTGATAAGATAATCGGTTCAACCACATAGACGATTGGGACCTTGTCCTTGCCTAAGATTGTTCGTAAGCAGGAAAATTCTTATTTTGTGGTGTGTACTGGGCTTTAGTCATCTCAGTTTCATAGTTTTTACTAGTTTTATGAATTGTCCCACCActtattttacttaaaaattatCTATTTTTTTGTCCCACTATTACTCAATGTTCAtcttgtacattttttttttacattaaacagAAGGTAGTGTAGAACCTGCTCAAGCCTCTTCCTCTGCCTCTTCCTTGTCCTCTGAAAGTCCCTCTTGATGTAAATGTGGTCTGATCAAACTGTTCACCTgtctaaaataagaaaaaaacaatcTCAGTAAGAACCTAAGCTTTCAATGACTTTAAAGGTGTAATTCACACAcaaaagtaaaataatgtactgtGTGACTGTGTAACACAAAATGATACattaagggggcgtgcacaccaaggcTTTAAATGCGGCTGAAAGCGGCAGGCAGACACTGACTGTAGGCGCTTGCCAGCTTTTTTTCAGCtgaacattttttaattttctgcCCTCAATGCTGAAAAACTGCAGAGTACCTGCGCTCAGCACAGACGTAACCTGCCAGCTGtcggcttttttgaaaaacccCACGCTTCTATTGAAAACAACTGAAGACATATGCCAGCTGCCAGCGTAATGCATGCTACCTTAAGGAAAACTGACACTGCTTTTTGTCCATACAATAACAGTGAATGGTAACTGAAGCTGTCAGACCCTAAAATTAGCATACCATCTCCGATTGTGTTACACAAAAGAAATAAAGTCATACTCATTTTAAAACAACAGTAAtcaatacaattttattttaagctGATCTATTCCTTAACAATCTTTCAGACGACACAAACCGTGGCATTAGCAGCAGCTCTGTT
Coding sequences within it:
- the LOC135748818 gene encoding uncharacterized protein, whose product is MGDNEVQMEITGQMQEPQSSSADKIDLSLDDIIKLNKQEQKAGRGSNRARSKCAAVLKKLNQTTQQQRGRRRGAQQYQGPGRVRGLRGQRGSRRGMMSRGSGVSPMNRAAANATTGEQFDQTTFTSRGTFRGQGRGRGRGLSRGAMSARGQRGLQRGGRPFALDQGFSAARRAEKLEKYQTITNRKTASSGSTLTVSLPNATPAPVALNRNTGNQARRGGAALRGRSSGGASHTSPRGIPLRFNYKATTNQTGLSLNDRFTDLRFSGRGRGRGRGRGGIVGGGRGRGNIAQGEWGRGRGNIAQDGRGRGNIAQGGRGRGRAGFTRGRGLTRQGRGGARGFDRTVTLQ